In the Drosophila gunungcola strain Sukarami unplaced genomic scaffold, Dgunungcola_SK_2 000001F, whole genome shotgun sequence genome, one interval contains:
- the LOC128261927 gene encoding pyrimidine-specific ribonucleoside hydrolase RihA, with the protein MDYESKSLERLVVFDCDIGSDDAWALAMLLRGEELSLPEGRRYKLAAITCVQGNTDLENGAQNALRILKLLNRQDVPVFKGCANPIIPRTWRDTSRFHGIDGFKDVGNYPEVNDLQGQLQQEHAVNAMYRLACLHPKQVDFLLCGPLTNFANCINLYGDGFLEKIGGVLIMGGNIYGRGNIMKCAEFNFMMDPEAAHTTLERVREPPLILPWEPSIDEDFHLTLDWRLNVLGSVDHPFVELLTRVERTMMVPRGIKKWLNPDAALAATYLFPEAMIAEQLEYHATVELCGVHTRGQMVLDHLRGRRVDTIHGKKNNVRIITHLNREPFRTIIAWTGFLPQADISKLCSSNMTETK; encoded by the exons ATGGACTACGAATCGAAAAGTTTGGAACGCTTGGTGGTCTTTGACTGCGACATTGGTTCGGATGATGCTTGGGCCCTGGCTATGTTACTAAGGGGTGAAGAGTTGTCCTTGCCCGAGGGAAGACGATACAAACTGGCTGCAATTACTTGTGTTCAGGGTAACACGGATTTGGAGAATGGAGCCCAGAATGCCCTAAGAATACTCAAATTACTGAACAGACAGGAT GTACCTGTTTTTAAGGGCTGCGCAAATCCTATAATACCCCGAACTTGGCGCGATACTTCACGCTTCCATGGCATTGATGGCTTCAAGGATGTGGGCAACTATCCGGAAGTTAATGATCTGCAGGGCCAACTACAGCAGGAGCACGCCGTTAACGCCATGTATCGGTTGGCTTGTTTGCATCCGAAACAAGTGGACTTCCTTCTGTGCGGCCCACTTACTAACTTTGCCAACTGCATTAACCTCTATGGTGATGGTTTTCTGGAAAAGATTGGTGGGGTGCTCATCATGGGAGGAAATATCTATGGCCGGGGCAACATAATGAAGTGCGCTGAGTTTAATTTCATGATGGATCCCGAGGCGGCACACACTACTTTGGAACGAGTAAGGGAACCACCGTTGATCCTACCCTGGGAACCCAGCATTGATGAAGATTTTCACTTGACGCTCGACTGGAGGCTTAATGTGCTGGGGTCGGTGGACCATCCCTTTGTGGAACTGCTGACCAGAGTGGAGCGAACAATGATGGTGCCACGAGGCATTAAGAAGTGGCTCAATCCCGACGCCGCTCTGGCAGCCACCTATCTCTTCCCAGAGGCTATGATTGCCGAGCAACTGGAGTACCATGCCACTGTGGAGCTATGCGGTGTTCACACCCGTGGGCAGATGGTACTGGATCACCTGCGAGGTCGTCGGGTGGACACCATTCATGGAAAGAAGAACAATGTGCGGATCATAACCCATTTGAACAGAGAACCGTTTCGCACTATTATAGCCTGGACGGGATTCCTTCCACAAGCTGATATCTCAAAGCTTTGCAGCAGTAACATGACTGAAACAAAGTGA